The following coding sequences lie in one Eubacterium ventriosum genomic window:
- a CDS encoding DNA internalization-related competence protein ComEC/Rec2, translated as MNRKINKKGVTVIKRPVFWILLAFVLGEVIAVFDLNIAVSCIVLAIIVIRKIIIKAYEDMGAFVVIFFTLIMGFMLMSNEITTRNHIYDLKENTVIVQGKIYKIENTAFGTNIYLKGVEVENGEKNISVKRIFVNTEKIPNVKIGNIIKVMGKLRQFEEAANKGNFDSKKYYLSLGFYGKIEAGTIEVINSDYSGIRQGLYEMRMEIIERLEKLCSDNKGIFSIINNKNGIIGAIILGDKTDLDSDIKELYSVSGIAHILAISGLHISFIGMAIYRLLRRRFRFLFSAAVSIPVVLSFGIMSGFGISTIRAIIMFILKIIGEVLGRKYDAITAISLAGLVLLVQNPFVVCNSGFQMSFGAIIAIVLILPIVEEILNTDNKIIKVLSANFTISLVMNPILAWNYYELPTFSFLLNIVVVPLMSVVIVSSIVGIFCSCIMFGFGKVVIFPGCGILELYTFLCNIINKSSVASIVVGQPKVTIIIVYYAILLVVLFGLKNIRTKYTRAEKERNIIKKETGLVLEKKAKKERRIKGQNVKLRLACIVGFLLLNCLIYYIPNPGFYITFINVGQGDGILIHGDNGTKVMVDGGSTSEKQVAKNCIVPYLKAEGIGTIDYSIITHTDKDHISGILEILENNNSNRIRIKNLVMPDINMKDDTYNELIEKAKLKKINVLYIKKGDTLSLGKTKIKCIYPETTTTASDKNDYCTVLSVKNKTSKILLTGDISKEIEEKIKDDIEENYTVLKVAHHGSNYSSSEKFLKKVNPKYSIISVGKNNSYGHPGNETMERLRKQGGVIYRTDEKGGITIR; from the coding sequence TTGAACAGAAAAATAAATAAAAAAGGAGTGACAGTTATAAAAAGACCGGTATTTTGGATATTACTGGCTTTTGTACTTGGAGAGGTAATAGCTGTTTTTGACTTGAATATAGCAGTGTCATGCATTGTGCTGGCAATTATAGTTATTAGAAAAATCATCATAAAAGCATATGAAGATATGGGTGCTTTTGTGGTGATTTTTTTTACTTTAATTATGGGATTTATGTTAATGAGTAACGAAATTACAACACGGAATCATATATATGATTTGAAGGAAAATACTGTAATTGTACAGGGAAAAATATACAAAATAGAAAATACTGCATTTGGTACAAATATTTATTTAAAAGGTGTAGAAGTGGAGAATGGAGAAAAGAACATAAGTGTTAAAAGAATATTTGTAAATACAGAGAAGATTCCTAATGTAAAAATAGGAAATATTATAAAAGTAATGGGAAAGTTAAGACAGTTTGAAGAAGCTGCCAATAAGGGAAATTTTGATTCAAAAAAATATTATCTGTCATTAGGTTTTTATGGAAAAATAGAAGCAGGAACCATTGAAGTAATAAATAGTGATTACAGCGGAATAAGACAGGGACTTTATGAAATGAGAATGGAAATAATTGAAAGACTGGAAAAGCTTTGCAGTGATAATAAGGGGATATTTTCTATTATAAATAATAAGAATGGAATAATCGGCGCAATAATCCTTGGGGACAAAACCGACCTTGACAGTGACATAAAGGAGTTATATTCGGTGTCAGGAATAGCACATATACTTGCCATAAGCGGGCTACACATTAGCTTTATCGGCATGGCAATTTACAGATTGCTTAGAAGAAGATTCAGATTTCTTTTTTCAGCAGCAGTATCCATACCTGTTGTTTTGAGTTTTGGAATAATGTCAGGTTTTGGAATTTCAACAATTAGGGCAATAATAATGTTTATACTAAAAATAATAGGGGAAGTTCTTGGACGAAAATACGATGCCATAACAGCCATATCCCTTGCAGGACTTGTGTTGCTTGTTCAGAACCCTTTTGTGGTTTGTAATAGTGGATTTCAAATGTCCTTTGGGGCAATTATAGCTATAGTGCTTATCTTGCCAATAGTTGAAGAAATTTTGAACACGGATAATAAAATAATCAAAGTCTTAAGTGCTAATTTTACAATAAGTTTGGTAATGAATCCAATACTGGCGTGGAATTATTATGAACTGCCAACATTTTCTTTTTTGTTAAACATAGTTGTAGTGCCTTTAATGAGCGTGGTAATTGTATCTTCAATTGTGGGAATATTTTGCTCATGCATAATGTTTGGCTTTGGAAAAGTTGTAATATTTCCCGGCTGTGGAATATTGGAACTTTACACATTTCTGTGTAACATAATTAACAAAAGCTCAGTTGCAAGTATAGTGGTGGGACAACCTAAAGTGACTATAATTATAGTTTATTATGCAATATTACTTGTGGTTTTGTTTGGACTTAAAAACATAAGAACTAAGTATACAAGGGCTGAGAAGGAAAGGAACATAATAAAAAAAGAAACAGGACTTGTACTGGAAAAGAAAGCTAAAAAAGAGAGAAGAATAAAGGGTCAAAATGTAAAACTAAGATTAGCTTGTATTGTAGGATTTTTGCTACTAAATTGTTTGATATATTATATTCCAAATCCGGGGTTTTACATAACATTTATTAACGTGGGACAGGGTGACGGCATATTGATACATGGAGATAATGGAACGAAAGTTATGGTAGATGGGGGAAGTACGTCTGAAAAACAGGTGGCAAAAAATTGCATAGTGCCATACTTAAAAGCCGAAGGCATAGGAACAATCGACTATTCCATAATAACCCATACGGACAAAGACCATATAAGCGGTATACTGGAAATTTTAGAAAATAATAACTCCAACAGAATAAGAATTAAAAACCTTGTGATGCCAGACATTAATATGAAGGATGATACTTACAATGAACTGATTGAAAAAGCAAAGTTAAAAAAAATCAATGTTTTGTACATAAAAAAAGGAGATACATTGAGCCTTGGCAAAACGAAAATTAAGTGTATATATCCGGAAACCACAACAACAGCATCGGATAAAAACGACTACTGTACAGTGCTTTCCGTTAAAAATAAAACTTCAAAAATACTGCTGACAGGAGATATATCAAAGGAAATTGAAGAGAAAATAAAAGATGATATAGAAGAAAACTACACAGTCCTAAAAGTGGCACATCACGGTTCAAACTATTCAAGCTCAGAAAAATTTCTGAAAAAAGTAAATCCAAAGTACAGCATAATATCTGTGGGGAAAAACAACTCATACGGACATCCTGGAAATGAAACAATGGAAAGATTACGAAAGCAGGGTGGGGTGATATATAGGACGGATGAAAAAGGTGGGATAACTATACGGTAA
- a CDS encoding GerMN domain-containing protein: MKRTIKNIVNLILVVSLIATLWGCGNKSVTKAEKGFQMYYVNTANTKLVTESYKLQEGETENQISEALKALQSNGKDNDKKAIPDTVTVNGYTLADGLLTVDFGESYNVLNPQVEVLCRTAVVCTLNQIDGVDYVAFTIGGVPYGQTGDDKTVTAMKASDFISGLRGDLADKNKDDFKLYFANKKGTKLKEYNLNNASYSGKSKEQFIVEQLIKGPQKGKYTATLTSDTELISVATAGNICYVDFGDNFLTEQSTVSNKLVIYSIVNSLLELDNIHKVQISVEGDSALKYHDDISLAEPFIRNLDLVEQKNK; this comes from the coding sequence ATGAAAAGAACTATCAAAAATATAGTTAATTTAATATTAGTTGTAAGTCTTATTGCAACTTTGTGGGGCTGTGGAAACAAGTCAGTAACTAAAGCAGAAAAAGGCTTTCAGATGTATTATGTTAATACAGCAAATACAAAATTAGTTACGGAAAGTTACAAACTTCAGGAAGGCGAAACTGAAAATCAGATTTCTGAAGCACTTAAGGCATTGCAAAGTAATGGTAAGGACAATGATAAAAAAGCAATTCCAGACACTGTAACAGTTAACGGTTATACTTTGGCAGATGGACTTTTAACAGTGGATTTTGGCGAAAGCTATAATGTTTTAAATCCACAGGTGGAAGTGTTGTGCAGGACAGCAGTAGTTTGCACTCTTAATCAGATTGACGGTGTTGACTATGTGGCATTTACAATAGGGGGTGTACCATATGGACAGACAGGAGATGACAAAACAGTAACGGCAATGAAAGCATCTGATTTTATTTCGGGATTAAGAGGGGATTTAGCAGATAAGAATAAGGATGATTTCAAGTTGTATTTTGCCAATAAGAAAGGTACTAAATTAAAGGAATACAATCTTAATAATGCATCTTACAGTGGAAAATCAAAAGAGCAGTTTATAGTTGAGCAACTTATTAAGGGCCCGCAGAAAGGAAAATATACAGCCACCCTTACAAGTGACACAGAGCTTATAAGTGTTGCAACAGCCGGAAACATATGTTATGTGGATTTTGGAGACAATTTCTTAACGGAACAGAGTACGGTTTCCAACAAGCTTGTAATATACTCAATCGTAAATTCTTTATTGGAACTTGATAACATTCATAAGGTTCAGATAAGTGTAGAGGGTGATTCAGCTTTAAAATATCACGACGATATTTCATTGGCAGAGCCTTTTATAAGAAATTTGGATTTGGTTGAACAGAAAAATAAATAA
- a CDS encoding sensor histidine kinase encodes MNNNKILKFVNPIRSLKLRVFVVIMLAIIIPALASSIFIVNVTTKNYLKNRIDSFKANNTMLKNNIINNNYLDQSNENIDIVDAQIEQLAKEYNCRIQVVNSRYVIIKDSNSSEKGKTCISENVIKSFKGETVQVDSKSHNYIEFAIPITSTVSDGEGETKTTVIGSLYINYSTADAVDYKDYIVRNVAIADVLVLIFALFASWLCAVMFTKPIKRIGISIEEIAKGNMEEEKDYREVMDISNEFRQLVNKLNTQEKSRQEFVSNVSHELKTPITSMKVLADSLLGQQGLPEELYQEFLHDISKEIDRENDIITDLLALVRMEKSESEINISSVNINEILEAVLKRLKPIAESKNIELIFESFRPVIADVDELKFASVATNLVENAIKYNNTDGTVTASLNSDHQYFYLKVTDTGIGISEENQDRVFERFFRVDKARSRETGGTGLGLAITKEIVMKHHGSIKIHSKEGEGTTFTVRIPLKYIA; translated from the coding sequence ATGAATAATAATAAGATTTTAAAGTTTGTTAATCCAATAAGAAGCTTGAAGCTAAGAGTTTTTGTAGTAATTATGCTTGCTATTATTATACCGGCTCTTGCTTCAAGCATATTTATTGTTAACGTAACAACAAAGAATTATTTAAAAAACAGAATAGACAGCTTTAAGGCTAACAATACAATGCTAAAGAATAATATTATTAACAATAATTATTTGGACCAGTCCAATGAGAACATTGATATTGTAGATGCCCAGATTGAACAGTTAGCCAAGGAATATAATTGTCGAATTCAGGTTGTAAACAGCCGATATGTTATTATTAAGGATAGCAATAGCAGTGAAAAAGGCAAGACATGTATATCTGAAAATGTTATTAAAAGTTTTAAGGGTGAGACTGTTCAGGTTGATAGCAAGAGTCATAATTACATAGAATTTGCAATACCTATTACATCAACTGTTTCAGACGGTGAAGGAGAGACTAAAACCACGGTTATAGGTTCTTTATACATCAATTATTCAACAGCAGATGCAGTTGATTACAAGGATTATATAGTAAGAAATGTGGCCATTGCAGATGTACTTGTTTTGATTTTTGCTTTATTTGCAAGTTGGTTATGCGCAGTTATGTTTACAAAACCAATTAAGAGAATCGGTATTTCCATTGAAGAAATTGCAAAGGGCAATATGGAAGAAGAAAAAGATTACCGGGAAGTAATGGATATAAGTAACGAATTTCGTCAGCTTGTAAACAAATTAAATACGCAGGAAAAATCAAGACAGGAATTTGTATCTAATGTGTCACATGAATTAAAGACACCTATTACGTCAATGAAAGTTTTGGCTGATTCACTTTTAGGTCAGCAGGGATTACCGGAAGAATTATATCAGGAATTTTTGCATGATATTTCAAAAGAAATAGACAGGGAAAATGACATAATAACAGACCTTTTGGCATTGGTAAGAATGGAAAAATCAGAGTCAGAAATTAATATTTCATCAGTTAATATTAATGAAATATTGGAAGCTGTTCTTAAGAGATTAAAGCCTATAGCTGAAAGCAAAAACATTGAATTAATATTTGAAAGTTTCAGACCGGTTATTGCAGATGTAGATGAACTTAAGTTTGCAAGTGTGGCAACTAACTTAGTTGAAAATGCAATAAAGTACAACAATACAGATGGAACTGTTACGGCGTCATTAAATTCAGATCACCAGTATTTTTATTTAAAAGTAACAGATACAGGAATTGGAATTTCTGAAGAAAATCAGGACAGAGTTTTTGAAAGATTCTTTAGAGTTGACAAGGCACGTTCAAGGGAGACAGGAGGAACAGGTCTTGGTCTGGCCATAACTAAGGAAATAGTTATGAAGCACCATGGTTCCATTAAGATTCACAGTAAAGAGGGAGAAGGTACAACATTTACTGTACGTATACCTCTTAAGTACATTGCATAA
- a CDS encoding response regulator transcription factor, with translation MKALVVDDEKLIVKGLKFSLEQEGYEVDCAYDGQEAVDKAKETEYDIVLLDLMLPILTGYEVCQQIREFSDMPIIMLTAKGDDMDKILGLEYGADDYITKPFNILEVKARIKAIIRRNKRKAPAKPEEPKVITSGKLKLDIEAKRLYIEDREIRLTVKEFDILKLLAENPGKIYGREQLLTLIWGSKYPGDARTVDVNVRRLREKVEENPAKPEYIHTKWGMGYYFQG, from the coding sequence ATGAAGGCGTTAGTAGTTGATGATGAAAAATTAATTGTAAAGGGACTGAAATTTAGTTTGGAACAGGAAGGCTATGAAGTTGATTGTGCCTATGACGGACAGGAAGCCGTTGATAAGGCGAAAGAAACTGAATATGATATAGTTCTTTTAGATTTGATGCTACCAATTTTAACAGGATATGAGGTTTGTCAGCAGATTAGAGAGTTTTCCGATATGCCTATTATAATGCTTACTGCAAAGGGTGATGATATGGACAAAATATTGGGCCTTGAATATGGAGCAGATGATTATATTACAAAGCCTTTTAATATATTGGAAGTAAAGGCAAGAATTAAAGCCATTATCAGAAGAAATAAGCGTAAAGCTCCTGCAAAACCTGAGGAACCAAAGGTTATTACATCAGGAAAGCTTAAGCTTGACATTGAAGCTAAGCGTCTTTATATTGAGGACCGTGAAATTAGATTAACAGTTAAGGAGTTTGACATTTTGAAACTTTTAGCTGAAAATCCGGGAAAGATATATGGTAGAGAGCAGCTTTTAACTTTGATTTGGGGCTCTAAATATCCGGGTGATGCAAGAACCGTAGATGTAAACGTTAGAAGATTAAGAGAGAAAGTAGAGGAGAACCCGGCTAAACCGGAGTATATTCACACAAAGTGGGGTATGGGATATTATTTCCAGGGATAG
- a CDS encoding helix-hairpin-helix domain-containing protein → MINTKKYIVLTMVAVLVFFTGCKDKNTQVSLTDKAENNSQTTRVEAGENSEEPSESLEEIYVYVSGQVNNPGVYCLKSNDRVFMAIEKAGGLTKKAQKQGVNMAEVLKDGQNIVVLSQKEYYAKLKENQNGSEKNLDGNSDSGNDSQNSSQGTNDKTHDSEDIKENLVNINTADVEGLTSLSGIGETRAKAIIAYREENGDFKTKEDIKNVSGIGDSIYSNIEKMITVD, encoded by the coding sequence ATGATTAATACAAAGAAATACATTGTTTTAACAATGGTTGCGGTTTTAGTATTTTTTACGGGCTGTAAGGATAAAAATACTCAGGTTTCTTTAACGGACAAGGCTGAAAACAACAGTCAGACTACACGTGTGGAAGCCGGTGAGAACAGTGAAGAACCATCAGAAAGTTTGGAAGAGATTTATGTTTATGTCAGTGGTCAGGTTAACAATCCGGGAGTGTATTGTTTAAAGAGTAACGACAGGGTTTTTATGGCTATTGAGAAGGCAGGAGGGCTTACTAAGAAAGCCCAGAAGCAGGGAGTTAATATGGCTGAAGTTTTGAAAGACGGCCAGAATATTGTAGTACTTTCCCAGAAGGAATATTATGCTAAGCTTAAGGAGAATCAGAATGGTTCAGAGAAAAATTTAGACGGAAATTCTGATTCAGGCAATGATAGCCAGAATAGCAGCCAGGGCACTAATGACAAGACACATGATAGTGAAGACATTAAGGAGAATCTGGTTAACATTAACACTGCAGATGTTGAGGGTCTTACTTCGTTGTCAGGAATTGGAGAAACAAGAGCTAAAGCAATTATAGCCTACCGTGAGGAGAATGGAGATTTTAAAACTAAGGAAGATATAAAAAACGTGTCGGGAATAGGTGATTCCATTTACTCAAACATTGAAAAAATGATAACTGTTGATTAA
- a CDS encoding DMT family transporter, with amino-acid sequence MWGFIIALISGALMSVQGVFNTQVTKSSSLWAANSWVQLTAFIVCILAWFITGRQNVSGMFHMENKYMLLGGVIGAFITLTVIKSMNILGPAKAVLLIVISQIIIAYLIEVFGMFGVEKVDFQWSKLMGAIIAIVGIFIFER; translated from the coding sequence ATGTGGGGATTTATTATTGCATTGATTTCAGGAGCTTTGATGAGTGTTCAGGGTGTTTTTAACACGCAGGTTACGAAAAGTAGTAGCCTTTGGGCTGCCAATTCATGGGTGCAGCTAACGGCTTTTATCGTTTGTATTTTGGCTTGGTTTATTACGGGACGTCAAAATGTGTCGGGTATGTTTCATATGGAAAATAAGTATATGTTGCTGGGTGGTGTCATTGGGGCATTTATTACTTTGACAGTTATAAAGAGTATGAACATACTTGGCCCTGCAAAGGCAGTTCTTTTGATTGTAATATCCCAGATTATTATTGCATATCTGATAGAGGTGTTTGGAATGTTTGGAGTTGAAAAGGTTGATTTTCAGTGGAGCAAGTTAATGGGTGCAATTATTGCAATTGTAGGTATTTTCATTTTTGAAAGATAA
- a CDS encoding ATP-binding protein: protein MKKKIYTRMTIISVIFTIITMIASVGIFYNMYRSQVMEDLKTHVHILKTTEAVLEYIEKDFDPKIDNLRITVIDSDGKVEYDSNADIGSMENHGNRPEVKQALKTGSGSAIRESGTLEKNTYYYAEKMNDGQIIRVAKEAGNLWQFGAQIFPIFLVVLILAIGVSLVVAKLLAKSLIKPIELMAQHLEDDKATETYEEIQPFMDKIHNQHKALKKSSKMRQEFTANVSHELKTPLASISGYAELIETGMAKEGDIQHFASEIHKSANRLLSLINDIIELSQLDVMDHQLSTTNVSLNEEVVSCVDMLQMNAEKHNITIATDIIEKDCIIKANQEMIQEVIYNLCDNAIRYNKPEGHVWASVFKKDDNIILQVKDDGIGIPEDDLNRIFERFYRVDKARSKKTGGTGLGLAIVKHISEQHEAEIQIDSTLGEGTTISIIFKTMNK from the coding sequence CAATGATAGCAAGTGTAGGAATTTTTTATAATATGTACAGAAGTCAGGTTATGGAGGATCTTAAGACTCATGTTCATATTTTAAAAACAACGGAGGCAGTTCTTGAATATATAGAAAAGGACTTTGATCCTAAAATAGATAATCTGAGAATTACAGTTATAGACAGTGACGGAAAAGTTGAATATGACAGTAATGCAGACATTGGTTCCATGGAAAATCATGGAAACAGACCGGAAGTTAAACAGGCATTAAAGACAGGTAGTGGAAGTGCAATAAGAGAGTCAGGAACACTTGAAAAAAATACATACTACTATGCTGAAAAAATGAACGACGGTCAAATAATAAGAGTTGCAAAAGAAGCAGGAAACCTGTGGCAGTTTGGCGCACAGATATTCCCAATCTTTTTGGTAGTTCTTATTTTGGCAATTGGAGTAAGTCTTGTTGTGGCAAAACTTTTGGCAAAAAGTCTTATAAAGCCAATAGAGCTTATGGCACAACATCTTGAAGATGATAAGGCAACGGAAACATATGAAGAAATCCAGCCGTTTATGGACAAAATTCACAACCAGCATAAAGCATTAAAGAAAAGCTCAAAAATGAGACAGGAATTTACGGCAAACGTATCCCATGAGTTGAAAACACCGTTAGCTTCAATTTCAGGTTACGCAGAACTGATAGAAACAGGAATGGCAAAAGAGGGAGATATCCAGCATTTTGCCAGTGAAATTCATAAAAGTGCCAACAGATTATTGTCACTTATAAATGACATAATTGAATTGTCACAGTTAGATGTTATGGACCATCAGCTGTCAACAACAAACGTAAGCTTAAATGAAGAAGTAGTAAGCTGTGTGGACATGTTGCAGATGAATGCTGAAAAGCACAACATAACAATCGCAACAGACATAATAGAAAAAGACTGTATAATAAAGGCAAATCAGGAAATGATACAGGAGGTTATATACAACCTTTGCGATAATGCCATAAGATACAACAAGCCGGAAGGACACGTATGGGCATCAGTATTCAAAAAAGATGACAACATAATACTTCAGGTAAAGGATGACGGTATTGGAATACCGGAAGACGATTTAAACCGAATCTTCGAGCGATTCTACCGAGTAGACAAAGCTCGCTCAAAGAAAACAGGAGGTACAGGACTTGGGCTCGCCATTGTAAAACACATATCAGAACAACACGAGGCAGAAATCCAAATCGACAGCACCCTTGGGGAAGGCACAACAATATCAATAATATTTAAAACAATGAATAAATAA